In Patescibacteria group bacterium, the genomic window CTGGTACAACGACCACTGCCTGCTCTGCTTCTGCGACTGCGATTAGCTATCAACTAAATTCGTTCTTTGAAAGGTAAGGGGCGTGGATAATCTCCACGCCCTTTTTTTGTTTTTCTTTTTTTATCATATTATATGGGGTTTGATTCTTGACGGGTTTTTTGTTTGCAAAAAATTTTATGGTATAATATAAGCATATGTCGAAAAGAAAGCACAAAAAATACAAGAAAGAGTACAGAGAGAAAAAGAAGGTTTATTTGAATATTAATCCGGAAACCAAGCACGGAGTAATTGTGGTTGTGCTTTTCACTCTAGCAGTAATTTTTGTTTTGAGCTTCGAGTCAGCCAGCGGGGTATTGGGGAAATATTTACTGGACGGTTCAAAATTTATTTTTGGCAAGTGTTTGTGGCTGGTGCCATTGGCCCTTATCTCTGCTGGCATTGCCATTTTGAAAGAAATCCATAAAAATGTTTATCTTTCAACTTTACTGGGAATACTTCTTTTTATTCTTTGTTTTCTGGCAATTGTCCAGATATTTTTTCCGAATGATACCCGTATTGCTGGCTGGCTTGGATATATTTTTTCCTGGCCATTTTTAAAACTTATCGGCAAATGGGCAAGCTTGGTTGTTTTTGCAGCCGGGCTTTTTATTTCCATTTTAATTGCCTTTAATATTCCTTTGAAAAAAGCGCCGAAAGAAGAGAAAGAAGAAGAAGTAGTTGCAGAAAAACTTTCCAAAGAAATCAAAGGAATTGGCTTTGACCAATCAGAAAGAAAGGTTGCCAATTTGGTGAAAAATATATTTTCCAAGCAAAAGTTTGATGTGAAAGAATTGGAAAAAGAGAACAGGGAAGAATTATTAGCCACAACTCCTACGAATATCAAGGATTATACTTTTCCGCCTTTAGATTTACTGGAAGAGGATAGGGGATGCCCTGCGAGCGGGGATATAAAACTTAATCAGAGTATTATTGAAAGAACATTGAATAATTTTGGCATTCCAGTGGAAATGGCAGAAGTTAATGTTGGCCCAACTGTCACACAGTATACATTAAGGCCTGCAGGCGGGGTAAAGCTTTCAAAAATTACTACTTTGCACCGCGATATTTCTTTGGCTTTGGCAGCTCATCCTATCAGGATTGAAGCGCCGATTCCCGGACGCTCCTTGGTCGGCATTGAAATTCCAAACAAGACCGCAACTTTAGTCCGTTTGAGAAATATGATGGACGAATATAATTATAAGAAAAATGGTCACAATCTTAATCTTGCTTTAGGTCGCGATGTTGCGGGCGAATCTGTCTGGGCAAATCTTATTAAGATGCCGCATATGTTGATTGCCGGAGCAACAGGAACAGGAAAAAGCATTTGCATCAATACAATTATTACTAGTTTGCTCTATCAAAAATCCCCCTGGGAATTGAAATTTATTATGATTGATCCGAAGCGGGTTGAGCTTCCTTTATATAATGGCATTCCTCATTTATTAACTCCGGTTATTGTTGATACGAATAAGACCATTAATGCTTTTAAATGGGCGATCAGGGAAATGGAAGAAAGATACAAGCTTTTATCTGCCATAGGGGCAAGAGATCTGGCTTCTTATAATGAGAAAATTGTGAAAAAATCTCCGGCTGATATTCTGCCGTTTATCGTGATTATTGTTGATGAACTCGCTGACATTATGGCTGCTTATGGTAAAGAGGTTGAAGGTTCGATTGTGCGTTTGGCGCAGATGTCCCGCGCTGTAGGCATTCATTTGGTTTTATCCACACAGCGCCCATCTGTTGAAGTTATTACTGGTTTGATTAAAGCAAATATTACTTGTAGACTTGCTTTCCAGGTTGCTTCAAATGTTGATTCTCGAACTATTTTGGATATGTCTGGAGCCGAGAGATTGCTCGGCAATGGCGATATGTTATTCATGGCAGGCGATGTGGGCAAGCCGCGCAGAATTCAGGGTGTTTATATTTCCGAAAAAGAGGTTCAGCGCGTGGTTAAATTTTTGAAGAAAGAAGCAGGCGAAATTGAATATGAGGAGGAAATTACTAAAGCGCCGGAAGAAAGAGGGGTAATGGGCGGTAGCGGAATTGCATTAGACGATCCATTACTAGATGAAGCAAAAGATATGGTGATTAAAACCGGCAAGGCATCGGCATCATATTTACAGAGAATGTTCAGAATCGGCTACGCGCGCGCAGCAAGTTTATTGGATATGCTGGAAATGCAGGGGATTGTCGGTCCTGCAGACGGAGCCAAGCCAAGAGATGTTTTAATAGGAAAAGAAGAACCATTGAGCGACTTAGATGAAACTGTTAAGGAAAACTTAGACGAAGAAGAAAAAGAAGAATATGAAGAAAACGAAGATTGAAATCAAAGACAGTCCATTGCAGCCGATTAAAGGAAGTAAAGTTTGGATGATTACGCCAAAAAAGATTGCTTTAATTATTTTTGCTATTTTTTTGATTTTCGTGGCGTGGTATTTTTATCGTGAAATCTGTTTTTTAATTAAAGCGCCAAAGCTGGAAGTATTCCAGCCGCCAGCCGACATATCAACAACCCAGAAAACTTTCGAGATTATCGGTAAAACCGATTCAACAGCATATTTACTGGTTAATGAACAGGAAACATATCTGGACCGCGAAGGAAATTTCAAAGCAGAAGTTAATCTTGTTGATGGCGTGAATACAATCAAAATAGAATCCAAAAATCGTTTTAATAAAAATAATATAATAATAAGAAGAATAATTTATAGTAAATGACCCGCCCGCCACGCAAGCCAGCTTGCTGGCGTTGCGGGCAGGAAAAACAAATGAAAACAAATAAGAAAAATGAAGTTGATGACAAATTAAAAATTCTAGAAGAAACTGTCAGCGACCTGAAACAGAGATTCGGGGAAGGTTCGATTATGAAGCTTGGTGAGGCGAAGAAAGTTGATGTGGATGTAATTTCTACGGGCTCGCCATCATTAGATATTGCTTTAGGAGTAGGTGGAATGCCGAGAGGCAGAATTATTGAGGTCTTTGGCGCTGAAAGCTCGGGCAAAACCACCCTGGCTCTGCATATGGTGGCCGAAGCGCAGAAAAAAGGTGGCATAGCAGCGTTTATTGATGCAGAGCATGCTTTAGATCCGGAATACGCAAAACGCATTGGAGTAAAGATTGATGACCTTCTTATATCCCAGCCGGATTCAGGGGAGCAGGCATTACAGATTGTGGAATCATTGGTTAAATCCAGAACAATTGATGTGATAATTGTTGATTCTGTTGCTGCTTTGACCCCGCAGGCGGAAATCGAAGGCGAAATAGGGGATCAGTTTATCGGCTTGCAGGCGCGGTTGATGTCCCAGGCAATGAGAAAGTTAAATTCTGTAATCGCCAAAGCTAATTGTATTGTTATTTTTATAAACCAAATCAGGATGAAAATCGGAATGATGTTCGGCAATCCGGAAACAACTCCAGGAGGCAAAGCATTAAAATTTTATTCCTCGGTCAGAATTGAATTAAAGAGGATTGCCCAGATTAAGAGGGGAGAGGAATCAATCGGCAATAGGGTAAAGGCAAAAGTTGTTAAAAATAAGGTTGCAGCGCCGTTCCAGTCAACTGAATTTGATATTATGTTTAACGAGGGAATTTCCTATGAAGCGGATTTGATTAATATCGGATTAAAATGCGGGGTGGTCAAAAAAACAGCATCAACTTTAAGTTTTGGCAGTGAAAAACTTGGCGTGGGATTAGAAAAAGCCAGAGAATTTTTGAAACAAAACAAGCCAATTGCTAAACAAATCCTTTTAGATATTAAACAGTCTGCAAAAATAGAAAAATAGATATAAAACGAAATACCCCCCGCATCGCGGGGGGTATTTTTTATTCGCAAATTTTATTATATTAGTCCTACTATTCTGGCTCGCTTGATGGATTTGGAGAGTTTGCGCTGGTGTGTTGCGCAAGTTCCTGTATATCGCGGTGATTTTATTTTTTTCAGGGGATCCAAATATCTCGACAGCATATCTGCGTCCTTATAATCAATTTCTGCGATATTATTTTTGCAAAAATAACAATTTCTATGCATAATTAAAATGGTATATCCTCAGTTTTAATTTCATCAGCCGGACTTTCTTCTTCGACCTGTATTTCATCAAGCTGTTCCGTTGGTTCTGTTTCTGAACCCTTTTTGCCTTCTTCTGTTTTGTTGTCTTTTCTCGGCCCCATCTGTAGCCTTTCAGCAATAATCTCGGTTTTGTATTTTGTTTCGCCGTTCTGTCCTTGCCAGTTGCGGGTCTGGATTCTGCCTTCAATCATAGTTAATGAACCCTTTTTAAGGTATTGGTTGCAGATTTCAGCTAGTTTGCCGAAAGCCACGACATTATGGAATTCAACTTGCTGTTTTTTTTCCTTGCTTTCAGAATCAGTCCATACCCTATTTGTTGCTAATCCGAAACTTGATACGCTCTGTCCACTGGGAAGAGTTCTTGATTCCGGGTCCCTGGTTAAATTGCCGATTAAAAAAGCTTTATTTAGATTCATGTTATTTACCCTGCCAATGCGGGGTTAAATTAATTATAAGCCGACTAACTCGTTTAATTTTTTATCGATTTCTTCTAATTTTATTTTATCATTCTCGCTCGAACTTTCGGATAGTGGCTCGCCTCGCTGCGAAGCGGGCGGGCCCGCCTGCCTGCGTTTTGCGCTGGCAACGGGTTTTTTCATAATTTTTCTCGGCTTTTCGGTTTTTGGCTTTGACGTGGTTTCCAAAATAGTGATTAAACTCCTTAAAACATTTTTATTTGCTTTTAATTCTTTGGAAATATTGGCAATGTTTTCTGGCTCCAGTAAAATATGGAATACGAGATAAATACCTTGTTTCTGTTTGTTGATAGGGTAAACAAGGTCGCGTTTTTTCGGGTCCATAAAATGGATAATCCGGCCATTGTTGTCGCTCACGATTTTTTCAAACGATTGTTTGAAATTATCTAAATCAGTCTCTTCTAAATGAGGACCTAAAATACAAATTAATTCATATTTCCTTACTTCGCTCTCCATGTATATATCTTATCAAAAAAATAAGAAAAGTCAAACTTATGCTATAATTAAACTATATGAACAGGATTGATAAAATTTTCAGGGCATATGACATCAGGGGAATCTATCCAAGTGAAGTTAATGAAAAAATTGCAGATAGGATTGGTAGAGCATTCATAAAAACAGGAAAAATCAAAAATCTGGTCATTGGCCGTGATAATCGTCCTTCATCAAGTGGATTGTTTAAGGCAATTTGCGAAGGAATTAGCGCAAAGGGTGTTGATATCATAGACATTGGTTTAACAACCACGCCGATGTTTTATTATGCCGTGGTTAAATTAAATTCGGATGGCGGGATAATGGTTACCGCTTCGCATAATCCTTCAAAATATAATGGTTTTAAAATCGTCAAAAAAGGAGCAGAACCGGCAGATAAAAATGATCTGGACAAAATAAAGAAAATTGTAAAATCCGGGCAATTAGTAGGGGATTCCGGCAAAAAGGGTTCAATTATCAAAAAAGACATACTTGATGATTATATTGATAATATACTAGGTTTTTGCCATCCCGAGAGCATCAATAAATTCAGAATCAATATTGATACGAGCAATGGAACAGCGAAGGAAGTTATGTCTAAATTGGCTTCTAAGTTGCCGATAAAATTAACCCAGAAAAAAAACCTGCCCAAAGATGCTGATTTAGGAGTTGTTTTCGACAGGGACGGCGACAGATTGGTATTCATAGATAAAAGAAAGGGGAAAATCGACCCTGATTTGATTGCCGCGATTTTAATTCGTTATTATTTCGGTAACAGCGGGAAAATTATCTATACTGCCGCAAGCAGCAAAATTATAAAAAAAGAAGCAGAGAACAACGGAAATGAAGCGATTTGTTCAAAAGTAGGCCATAGCCATATAGAGGAATCAATGGTCAAGGAAGAAGCCGTATTCGGTTGTGAGCCGTCGGGCCATTATTATTTCAAGAACGCGTATTGCGCCGACTCTCCGCTTGTCGTGTTTCTGAAGATTCTGGAAATTATGTCCCAGACCAAGATGTCTTTGGCGGATTTAACCAATCAATTCCAAAAATATTATCGGGAAGAAATAAAAATCAAAATCAAAAATACAGCGCAGGCGAGTTTATTTAAAAAAATCCGCTCTTTCGGGCGAACTGGCAAGATTTCTCATTTTGACGGATTGACTGTGGAATATGACAATTGGTGGTTTAATCTTCGCGCTTCAAATACCGAACAAGTGATGCGTTTGACAATTGAAGCGGACACAAAGGAACTATTAAAGGAAAAAATTAAGGAATTAACCCCATTTTTACCTTAATTTCTTTTATTGTTTGGGTTGCGATTTTTTGCGCTTTTCTTGCTCCGTCAGCAAGAATTTTTTTAACCTGCTGGGGATTTTTTTCGAACTCTTTTCTTTTTTTCTGGAATTCTTTTAATCCATTGACTACAACCTCTGCTAAATCTTTTTTAAATTCTGC contains:
- a CDS encoding DNA translocase FtsK, producing MSKRKHKKYKKEYREKKKVYLNINPETKHGVIVVVLFTLAVIFVLSFESASGVLGKYLLDGSKFIFGKCLWLVPLALISAGIAILKEIHKNVYLSTLLGILLFILCFLAIVQIFFPNDTRIAGWLGYIFSWPFLKLIGKWASLVVFAAGLFISILIAFNIPLKKAPKEEKEEEVVAEKLSKEIKGIGFDQSERKVANLVKNIFSKQKFDVKELEKENREELLATTPTNIKDYTFPPLDLLEEDRGCPASGDIKLNQSIIERTLNNFGIPVEMAEVNVGPTVTQYTLRPAGGVKLSKITTLHRDISLALAAHPIRIEAPIPGRSLVGIEIPNKTATLVRLRNMMDEYNYKKNGHNLNLALGRDVAGESVWANLIKMPHMLIAGATGTGKSICINTIITSLLYQKSPWELKFIMIDPKRVELPLYNGIPHLLTPVIVDTNKTINAFKWAIREMEERYKLLSAIGARDLASYNEKIVKKSPADILPFIVIIVDELADIMAAYGKEVEGSIVRLAQMSRAVGIHLVLSTQRPSVEVITGLIKANITCRLAFQVASNVDSRTILDMSGAERLLGNGDMLFMAGDVGKPRRIQGVYISEKEVQRVVKFLKKEAGEIEYEEEITKAPEERGVMGGSGIALDDPLLDEAKDMVIKTGKASASYLQRMFRIGYARAASLLDMLEMQGIVGPADGAKPRDVLIGKEEPLSDLDETVKENLDEEEKEEYEENED
- the recA gene encoding recombinase RecA; translation: MKTNKKNEVDDKLKILEETVSDLKQRFGEGSIMKLGEAKKVDVDVISTGSPSLDIALGVGGMPRGRIIEVFGAESSGKTTLALHMVAEAQKKGGIAAFIDAEHALDPEYAKRIGVKIDDLLISQPDSGEQALQIVESLVKSRTIDVIIVDSVAALTPQAEIEGEIGDQFIGLQARLMSQAMRKLNSVIAKANCIVIFINQIRMKIGMMFGNPETTPGGKALKFYSSVRIELKRIAQIKRGEESIGNRVKAKVVKNKVAAPFQSTEFDIMFNEGISYEADLINIGLKCGVVKKTASTLSFGSEKLGVGLEKAREFLKQNKPIAKQILLDIKQSAKIEK
- the rpsR gene encoding 30S ribosomal protein S18, giving the protein MHRNCYFCKNNIAEIDYKDADMLSRYLDPLKKIKSPRYTGTCATHQRKLSKSIKRARIVGLI
- a CDS encoding single-stranded DNA-binding protein; the protein is MNLNKAFLIGNLTRDPESRTLPSGQSVSSFGLATNRVWTDSESKEKKQQVEFHNVVAFGKLAEICNQYLKKGSLTMIEGRIQTRNWQGQNGETKYKTEIIAERLQMGPRKDNKTEEGKKGSETEPTEQLDEIQVEEESPADEIKTEDIPF
- the rpsF gene encoding 30S ribosomal protein S6; the encoded protein is MESEVRKYELICILGPHLEETDLDNFKQSFEKIVSDNNGRIIHFMDPKKRDLVYPINKQKQGIYLVFHILLEPENIANISKELKANKNVLRSLITILETTSKPKTEKPRKIMKKPVASAKRRQAGPPASQRGEPLSESSSENDKIKLEEIDKKLNELVGL
- a CDS encoding phosphomannomutase/phosphoglucomutase, translating into MNRIDKIFRAYDIRGIYPSEVNEKIADRIGRAFIKTGKIKNLVIGRDNRPSSSGLFKAICEGISAKGVDIIDIGLTTTPMFYYAVVKLNSDGGIMVTASHNPSKYNGFKIVKKGAEPADKNDLDKIKKIVKSGQLVGDSGKKGSIIKKDILDDYIDNILGFCHPESINKFRINIDTSNGTAKEVMSKLASKLPIKLTQKKNLPKDADLGVVFDRDGDRLVFIDKRKGKIDPDLIAAILIRYYFGNSGKIIYTAASSKIIKKEAENNGNEAICSKVGHSHIEESMVKEEAVFGCEPSGHYYFKNAYCADSPLVVFLKILEIMSQTKMSLADLTNQFQKYYREEIKIKIKNTAQASLFKKIRSFGRTGKISHFDGLTVEYDNWWFNLRASNTEQVMRLTIEADTKELLKEKIKELTPFLP